From one Verrucomicrobiales bacterium genomic stretch:
- a CDS encoding DUF1501 domain-containing protein → MNPHYELQSLLTRRHFFGRLSGGIGTLGLASLLNPQVFAATGQPSASHGVLPGLHFAPKAKRVIYLFMSGGPSHIDLFDYKPGLKAHHGKELPGSIRMGQRLTGMTSGQSSFPCVAPMFSFQQYGKNGTWVSELLPHTGKIVDDICLIKSMHTEAINHDPAVTYIQTGHQQAGRPSLGAWLSYGIGSENQQMPAFIVMVSQGSGNKTDQPLSTRYWGNGFLPGQHQGVRFRSGSDPVLYLSNPPGLNKESRRSMLDSVGQLNAMAAQSFGDPEINARIAQYEMAYRMQASVPELTDLSGEPKHVLESYGIKEGATDGGFARNCLLARRMVERGVRFVQLMHRGWDQHGDLPRQIRGQCRDVDQPSAALVKDLKDRGLLEDTLVIWGGEFGRTVYSQGSLTKDNHGRDHHGRCFTLWMAGGGIKSGVVYGQTDDFCYNIVQDPVHIHDFNATMLHCLGLDHEKLTFKFQGRHFRLTDVHGELVKGILA, encoded by the coding sequence ATGAATCCGCACTACGAACTGCAATCGCTCCTGACTCGCCGCCATTTTTTCGGGCGCTTGAGCGGAGGAATCGGAACGCTCGGACTCGCCTCTCTGCTGAACCCCCAAGTCTTCGCCGCCACCGGACAACCCTCCGCCAGCCATGGAGTGCTCCCAGGACTGCATTTCGCTCCCAAGGCGAAGCGCGTGATCTATTTGTTCATGTCGGGTGGGCCATCGCATATCGATCTCTTCGACTACAAGCCGGGCCTGAAGGCTCATCATGGCAAAGAGTTGCCCGGATCAATCCGGATGGGACAGCGCCTGACCGGTATGACCTCCGGTCAAAGCTCTTTCCCCTGCGTGGCTCCCATGTTCTCGTTCCAGCAATACGGCAAGAACGGAACCTGGGTCAGTGAGTTGCTGCCTCACACTGGCAAAATCGTGGACGACATCTGCCTGATCAAGTCCATGCATACCGAGGCGATCAACCATGATCCGGCAGTCACCTACATTCAGACGGGCCATCAGCAAGCCGGACGCCCGAGTTTGGGTGCCTGGCTCAGCTACGGCATCGGCAGCGAGAACCAGCAGATGCCAGCCTTCATCGTGATGGTCTCCCAAGGCAGCGGCAACAAGACAGACCAGCCTCTCTCCACGCGCTACTGGGGCAACGGGTTCCTGCCGGGGCAACACCAAGGTGTCCGTTTTCGTTCAGGATCCGACCCGGTGCTCTATCTGAGCAACCCACCCGGACTGAACAAGGAGTCCCGACGCAGCATGCTCGACAGCGTTGGTCAGCTCAACGCCATGGCCGCCCAGAGCTTCGGGGACCCCGAGATCAATGCCCGGATCGCCCAATACGAGATGGCCTACCGGATGCAGGCATCGGTGCCCGAGCTGACCGATCTTTCCGGGGAACCCAAGCACGTGCTTGAATCCTATGGGATCAAGGAAGGCGCTACCGATGGCGGGTTCGCCCGCAACTGTTTGCTGGCGCGTCGAATGGTCGAACGCGGAGTCCGCTTTGTGCAACTCATGCATCGGGGGTGGGACCAGCACGGTGATCTGCCTCGTCAAATTCGGGGCCAATGCCGCGACGTCGATCAGCCCAGCGCCGCCTTGGTTAAGGACCTTAAGGATCGCGGCCTACTCGAGGACACGCTGGTCATCTGGGGCGGGGAGTTCGGCCGAACGGTTTACAGCCAAGGGTCGCTTACCAAGGATAATCACGGACGTGACCATCATGGAAGATGCTTCACCTTGTGGATGGCTGGCGGCGGAATCAAGTCAGGTGTGGTCTACGGACAGACCGACGACTTCTGCTACAACATCGTGCAAGACCCGGTCCACATCCACGATTTCAACGCCACGATGCTTCACTGCCTCGGGCTCGACCACGAGAAACTCACCTTCAAGTTCCAGGGCCGGCATTTCCGCCTAACCGATGTGCACGGGGAGCTGGTCAAAGGGATCCTCGCCTAG
- a CDS encoding lamin tail domain-containing protein, which yields MSLILGGALLGSSSGLAQQNLTNLFVIEAEDFNYARGQTLAVANQMPYLGGAFAGLNTAVISVDYNRTADASSPLYRNDSRIPILASTDRDREAWTMTTNFRLGALKGNEWFNYTRNLPVGRYLVYAAMSHGDTGPDLCQGVFSTITSIAATNTSQTTSRKGTFKGPGTGSYETNRLVILRDTANRVVILDLGGSNQTFRYTATSGFLDYLKLVRARPPVVGVQPADVTVTENRAATFSLAIGSDDPAAIQWQTNGVNVLRGTNTVLSFVPSLGMDGTRVRCVLTNVIGTTLSAEVTLHVVPDTGKPSAIRALSLGSDKVRLFFDEAVFPPVGAAAGFFSLSGGIGVTAAEAGADPTTIDLTLSSPLTFDQSYTVTLSGVRDIAATPNTILEGTQISFVAVQLVATDIGRPTAIGTLNRIPGGFAVSGAGSDIGGSSDQFGFSWEPRSGDFDLQGRIAKATITDAFLHVGLMARETLATNSVFAAALASSAQLGCFFEVRKTTGTATTVSSAGTGMPVNYPYTWLRLRRSGNLFSGYASLDGQSWVLLGTNSFTTISNTVLVGLALSSQSSSAASEAELRDYGNTVSTKVVTELPKVERLGPSSRRTGLVFSEIMYHPRSSGAGAPNLEFIEIYNAGSIFEELTGFEITGGIQYQFPAGYRLEAGAFLVIAADPSAVQNAYGLANVLGPWTGSLNNSGDSVQLKDARGALKLQVDYATVAPWPVGADGAGPSLVLRRPSYGEADPRAWASSEMNGGTPGQMEAILPSALTSIVINEFLAHESVGQVDFVELYNHSTAAVDLSGCYLSDDPTTNKFKIAAGTSLAARGLMSFDSAQLGFGLNSVGESIYLIDSTGTRVIDAVRFGPQEKGVSHGRVPDGATVIRPLATATPGASNSGWKPEAVVINEIMYNPITQDSNDEYVELHNRGTTPVDLAGWSFTSGIEYTIPTGRILAPGGYLVIAKNSARLLSKYGHLSAANTAGDYSGTLGNGGDSVVLSKPQTFDVGTPQNPATVTLPVVVSEVTYGTGGRWGKWADGGGSSLELIDPRADLQQAASWADSDETTKADWTTLDFTGVLDNGNGTYTPNRLLILLQGAGECQVDDVEVIKVGSTNLLVNGSFEATNTTQRWEMTGTHGLSTIDTNNGIGGSRSLHIRAQGDGDTGINSVRRALANGLASGNTGRIKAKVRWMAGWPEILLRLQGNWLELAGKMDVPPNLGSPGQLNSRRVDNAGPAIYHVSHSPALPRASEPVVVTCRVSDPDGVGAVTVRYRFDSTQTLTNVVMLDDGTGGDEVAGDGVYSGTVPGRASGIMAFRVEALDAAAVPAGTVFPAGAPAQECLVRFNDGIPFGSFGHYHLWSTAATESARGASTALNNFYRDATLVYGNGRIIYNVGFRDKGSPYHSGTGDFAITVPADDLLLGVRDRVFGATGNGGAEASGLRGRVANWFSRELGLSYLHAHYILFYRNGTLHQSISEDAEQPSNPYAEAWYPSGEVGELFKIAVWFEDNSTSGATGATMEQFRTTGGVFDLARYRWNWQLRANDSANNYTNFFKLVEAINASGDHVPGLMNIADMEEWMRVFAYHRMMGNWDSWTFNVGQNMYLYRQPGAKWVLLPWDIDFVLGLGNGPTDALWGGQDPVMNTRVYDNPTFRRMLYRAFLDGISGPMQPSRYAPQIDSRRIILSKNKISGLAGTADIGQYIDQRREYLRAQVAAANVIGLSITNNGGNNFVSANSVATITGRAPFEVATIEVNGIPYPVKWTGFTSYSISVPLANGANVLTLVGKDLRGNVVSGGSDVITVTYNGVPQQPSDFVVINEIHYNPTSPRGSFVELFNRSTTTPFDLSGYRLDGLSYVFPAGSLISPSSYMILAKSRADFALAYGSGITVWDEFAGSLDSGGERLSLVKPGETPDNDLVINDVRYDNVLPWPVQADGFGPSLQLVDATKDTYRVANWAATATNDLNRVTPGRTNLVRQTLPAFPLVWINEILPNNVNGATDNAGDREPFVELYNSGDVAVDLSSLYLTDSTTNLTRWPFPAGTTIAPKQFLTLWTDGEPNETAAGALHTPFRISPTNGFVALVRLQGNPSAPAVIDYIHYPVLPNDRSYGSFPDGEPRNRRSFFYVTQGGTNNPVYPDVNITLNEVMASNQKTLADPATGRFSDWFEIYNGGTSTVDLAGYRLTDNLTNSNPFTIPAGYAIPAGGFLLVWADGDPSLNQAARPDLHVDFQLSAGGEELALIAPDDRLVDGFRFPAQVTDYSIGRFPDGGPLPMVYMPAPTPRKKNDATNANYPPTLGAVSSKEVDEQTLLAFTVQATDPNVTQQLSYRLINNPPAGAAIDATTGRFTWTPTEEQGPGNFLVTIEAADNGTPSLAATVEVAIQVLEVNTIPGLVAIPSQTVVAGLPLRFTAVSTDSDVPEQIVTFALAGGSPLGAGINPDTGDFNWTPSAEQIGEYTMTIVVTDQGVPPLSRSVNVSITVKAPEVVVPPQLSVATAEDGSLTLSFGAENGIRYQVQYRDRLDEAAWAPFAEVLGVGAQATLSGIDPRDEPERYYRVVVQP from the coding sequence ATGTCACTCATTTTAGGGGGAGCTCTGCTGGGGTCCAGTTCGGGGCTGGCTCAGCAAAACCTGACCAACCTCTTCGTCATTGAGGCGGAAGACTTCAATTATGCCCGGGGCCAGACATTGGCGGTCGCGAACCAGATGCCGTATTTGGGCGGCGCGTTCGCCGGTTTGAACACGGCGGTAATCTCCGTCGATTACAACCGGACGGCGGATGCGAGCAGCCCGCTGTACCGCAACGACTCACGCATCCCCATCCTAGCCAGCACGGATCGGGACCGCGAGGCGTGGACGATGACGACCAATTTTCGGCTTGGGGCTTTGAAAGGAAACGAGTGGTTCAACTACACGCGCAACCTGCCAGTCGGGCGCTATTTGGTTTACGCCGCGATGTCGCACGGGGACACCGGGCCGGACCTCTGCCAGGGCGTGTTTTCGACCATTACTTCGATTGCTGCCACCAACACGAGCCAGACCACCTCTCGCAAGGGAACGTTTAAGGGGCCGGGCACGGGCAGTTACGAAACCAACCGATTGGTCATTCTGCGCGATACCGCCAACCGGGTAGTTATTTTAGACCTCGGCGGCAGCAACCAAACCTTTCGGTACACCGCCACGAGTGGGTTCCTGGACTATCTCAAGCTGGTGCGTGCTCGTCCGCCGGTGGTTGGAGTGCAGCCTGCGGATGTGACCGTGACTGAGAACCGGGCGGCGACCTTCTCGCTCGCGATCGGCTCCGATGATCCGGCCGCTATCCAGTGGCAGACCAACGGTGTTAATGTGTTGCGAGGCACCAACACCGTGCTCAGTTTCGTGCCCAGCTTGGGTATGGACGGCACCCGCGTGCGTTGCGTCCTTACCAACGTGATTGGCACGACTTTGAGCGCAGAGGTGACTTTGCACGTAGTGCCCGACACCGGTAAACCCTCGGCCATCCGGGCGCTGAGCTTGGGATCTGACAAGGTTCGGCTGTTCTTTGATGAGGCGGTTTTTCCTCCCGTCGGCGCGGCGGCCGGGTTCTTTTCGCTCTCCGGGGGAATCGGCGTGACGGCCGCTGAAGCGGGAGCGGATCCGACAACCATCGATCTCACGCTGAGCAGCCCGTTGACCTTCGATCAGAGCTACACCGTGACGCTCTCGGGGGTTCGTGATATTGCGGCGACCCCGAACACGATTCTCGAGGGGACCCAGATCAGCTTCGTGGCGGTTCAGTTGGTTGCCACCGATATTGGACGGCCCACCGCGATCGGCACGTTGAACCGAATTCCGGGGGGCTTCGCCGTCTCGGGTGCGGGCAGCGATATCGGAGGCAGCAGCGACCAGTTTGGTTTTAGCTGGGAGCCGCGCTCCGGTGACTTTGACCTGCAGGGGCGCATCGCCAAGGCCACTATCACCGATGCGTTTCTTCATGTCGGCTTGATGGCGCGCGAGACCTTGGCGACGAATTCGGTCTTCGCCGCCGCGTTGGCCTCCTCCGCCCAGCTGGGTTGTTTCTTCGAGGTTCGGAAAACCACGGGGACCGCCACCACCGTCAGTTCCGCGGGCACTGGCATGCCGGTGAACTATCCCTACACCTGGCTTCGATTGCGCCGCTCGGGAAATCTGTTCAGCGGGTATGCGAGTCTGGACGGCCAGTCTTGGGTGCTCTTGGGAACCAATAGTTTCACCACGATTTCGAATACAGTGCTGGTGGGGCTAGCCCTTTCGAGTCAATCGAGTTCGGCGGCCAGCGAGGCGGAGCTGCGCGACTACGGCAACACAGTGAGCACCAAGGTCGTCACGGAGTTGCCCAAAGTCGAACGTTTGGGACCGTCCAGCCGACGCACGGGGCTGGTGTTCTCGGAAATTATGTATCATCCGAGGTCTTCGGGAGCAGGGGCGCCTAATCTGGAGTTTATTGAGATCTATAACGCGGGGTCCATTTTCGAGGAGCTCACAGGATTCGAAATCACGGGAGGTATTCAATATCAGTTTCCGGCCGGCTATCGGCTTGAGGCAGGTGCCTTCCTGGTGATCGCGGCCGATCCGAGCGCTGTTCAAAACGCTTATGGCTTGGCAAATGTGCTCGGACCGTGGACTGGTTCTCTCAACAACTCCGGCGACTCCGTTCAACTCAAGGACGCTCGGGGCGCCCTGAAGCTGCAGGTAGATTATGCGACGGTGGCTCCCTGGCCGGTTGGTGCGGATGGTGCTGGTCCCTCGCTGGTTCTGCGTCGACCCAGCTATGGCGAGGCAGATCCCCGAGCCTGGGCCTCCAGCGAGATGAATGGAGGGACGCCGGGCCAGATGGAGGCAATCCTGCCCTCGGCTTTGACCTCGATCGTCATCAATGAATTCTTGGCGCACGAGTCGGTCGGACAAGTGGACTTTGTTGAACTTTACAACCACAGCACCGCAGCGGTGGACCTGTCTGGGTGCTACCTCTCGGACGATCCGACCACAAACAAGTTCAAGATTGCGGCCGGGACCTCGCTGGCCGCGCGCGGGTTGATGTCATTTGACAGCGCGCAGTTGGGCTTCGGACTGAATTCGGTCGGGGAGTCTATTTATCTGATCGATTCGACGGGGACGCGGGTGATTGATGCCGTTCGCTTCGGTCCCCAGGAAAAAGGGGTGAGTCACGGGCGAGTTCCCGATGGCGCGACGGTCATCCGTCCCTTGGCAACGGCCACGCCGGGTGCTTCGAACTCGGGATGGAAACCCGAAGCGGTCGTGATCAACGAGATCATGTACAACCCGATTACCCAGGATAGCAACGACGAGTATGTCGAGCTGCACAATCGGGGCACCACGCCCGTCGACTTGGCGGGCTGGAGTTTTACATCGGGCATTGAATACACCATCCCGACGGGCCGCATTCTGGCCCCCGGTGGGTATCTAGTGATTGCCAAAAATTCCGCCCGGTTGCTCTCGAAATATGGACACCTGTCCGCAGCCAACACCGCGGGCGACTATTCGGGCACGCTTGGGAACGGAGGAGACTCCGTGGTTTTGAGCAAGCCTCAGACCTTCGATGTGGGGACCCCACAAAACCCGGCGACGGTGACCCTGCCCGTGGTTGTGTCGGAAGTGACCTATGGGACGGGAGGCCGCTGGGGCAAGTGGGCTGATGGGGGCGGTTCCAGTTTGGAGCTGATCGACCCACGGGCCGACCTTCAGCAGGCTGCCAGCTGGGCTGACTCGGACGAGACCACGAAAGCGGATTGGACCACGCTCGATTTCACGGGTGTTCTCGACAACGGCAACGGAACCTACACTCCCAACCGACTTTTGATCCTACTCCAGGGGGCAGGGGAGTGTCAGGTGGACGATGTGGAAGTAATCAAGGTGGGGAGCACCAATCTCCTGGTCAACGGTTCCTTCGAGGCGACGAACACGACGCAGCGGTGGGAGATGACCGGAACGCACGGCCTCAGCACCATCGACACGAACAACGGCATCGGCGGGAGCCGGAGCCTGCACATTCGGGCGCAGGGCGATGGGGATACGGGCATCAACAGCGTTCGCCGCGCCTTGGCGAATGGTCTGGCCAGCGGAAACACGGGGCGCATCAAGGCCAAGGTTCGCTGGATGGCGGGCTGGCCGGAGATCTTACTAAGGCTCCAGGGCAACTGGCTCGAGCTGGCTGGTAAGATGGACGTCCCTCCCAACCTTGGCTCGCCGGGACAGTTGAACAGCCGTCGGGTGGACAACGCTGGGCCTGCCATCTACCACGTGAGCCATTCTCCCGCATTGCCGCGGGCGAGCGAGCCGGTGGTGGTGACTTGCCGGGTTTCCGATCCCGATGGAGTGGGCGCGGTGACTGTGCGATACCGTTTCGACTCCACGCAGACTCTGACCAACGTCGTCATGCTGGACGACGGAACCGGGGGCGATGAAGTGGCTGGAGACGGGGTTTACTCGGGCACGGTCCCGGGTCGCGCTTCGGGCATCATGGCGTTCCGAGTGGAGGCTCTGGATGCAGCGGCCGTTCCGGCAGGGACAGTTTTCCCGGCTGGTGCCCCCGCCCAGGAATGCCTGGTCCGCTTCAATGACGGCATTCCCTTCGGAAGCTTCGGCCACTACCACCTGTGGAGCACGGCCGCGACCGAGAGCGCTCGGGGAGCTTCCACCGCGTTGAACAACTTTTATCGCGATGCGACGCTGGTTTATGGGAACGGACGCATCATCTACAACGTCGGTTTCCGGGACAAGGGCAGCCCTTACCACAGTGGGACTGGGGACTTCGCCATCACGGTTCCGGCCGATGATCTGTTGCTGGGTGTTCGCGATCGTGTTTTCGGAGCGACGGGCAATGGCGGAGCAGAAGCCAGTGGCCTGCGCGGCCGGGTCGCCAACTGGTTCAGTCGCGAGTTGGGCCTGTCCTACCTGCATGCGCATTACATTTTGTTCTACCGGAACGGGACCCTCCATCAGTCCATCTCCGAGGACGCCGAGCAGCCGAGCAATCCCTATGCGGAGGCTTGGTACCCCTCGGGCGAGGTGGGTGAGTTGTTCAAGATTGCGGTGTGGTTTGAGGACAACAGCACCAGCGGGGCCACCGGGGCTACCATGGAGCAGTTCCGTACCACCGGTGGCGTCTTTGACCTCGCGCGGTACCGGTGGAACTGGCAGCTGCGGGCCAACGACAGCGCCAACAACTACACCAACTTCTTCAAGCTGGTAGAAGCGATCAACGCGTCGGGCGATCACGTGCCCGGACTGATGAATATTGCCGACATGGAAGAGTGGATGCGCGTCTTCGCTTACCACCGCATGATGGGTAATTGGGATTCCTGGACCTTCAACGTTGGGCAGAACATGTATCTCTACCGTCAGCCAGGCGCTAAATGGGTGCTGCTGCCGTGGGACATCGACTTTGTGCTCGGGTTGGGCAATGGGCCGACGGACGCGCTGTGGGGCGGACAAGACCCGGTTATGAACACCCGGGTCTATGACAATCCCACCTTCCGCCGCATGCTGTATCGGGCGTTCTTGGATGGGATCTCGGGCCCTATGCAGCCTTCGCGCTACGCGCCACAGATCGATTCTCGGCGAATCATTCTGAGCAAGAACAAGATCAGCGGCCTGGCCGGGACCGCGGATATTGGGCAGTACATCGACCAACGTCGGGAGTATCTGCGAGCGCAGGTGGCCGCCGCGAACGTGATCGGGCTATCCATTACCAACAACGGAGGTAACAACTTTGTCTCGGCCAACTCCGTGGCGACGATTACCGGCCGCGCTCCTTTTGAAGTGGCCACGATCGAAGTCAACGGGATTCCCTATCCGGTCAAATGGACCGGCTTCACCAGTTACTCCATCAGCGTTCCGCTGGCCAACGGGGCCAACGTGCTCACCTTGGTCGGCAAGGACCTTCGGGGGAATGTGGTATCCGGTGGCAGCGACGTCATCACCGTCACCTACAACGGTGTTCCGCAGCAGCCCAGCGACTTTGTGGTGATTAATGAGATCCACTACAATCCAACCAGCCCTAGGGGTTCATTTGTCGAACTCTTCAACCGCTCCACCACGACCCCCTTTGATCTTTCCGGGTATCGCCTGGATGGATTGAGCTACGTGTTCCCGGCGGGCAGCCTTATCTCCCCCTCGAGCTATATGATTCTCGCGAAGAGCCGCGCTGACTTTGCTCTGGCTTACGGCTCCGGGATTACCGTCTGGGACGAGTTCGCTGGTTCGCTGGATTCCGGCGGGGAGCGTCTGAGCCTGGTCAAGCCGGGTGAGACTCCGGATAACGACCTGGTGATCAATGATGTTCGGTATGACAATGTGCTGCCTTGGCCCGTTCAGGCGGATGGGTTCGGACCTTCTCTGCAACTCGTCGATGCGACCAAGGACACCTACCGTGTCGCCAACTGGGCGGCGACCGCTACCAACGATCTGAATCGAGTCACCCCAGGGCGGACCAATCTCGTGCGTCAGACCCTCCCCGCGTTCCCGCTCGTGTGGATCAACGAGATTTTGCCGAACAACGTGAATGGGGCCACGGACAATGCCGGCGATCGGGAGCCCTTCGTTGAACTCTACAACTCCGGCGATGTGGCGGTTGACTTGTCGAGTTTGTATCTCACCGACAGCACGACGAACTTGACGCGATGGCCGTTCCCGGCGGGAACGACGATTGCCCCCAAGCAGTTCCTGACTCTCTGGACGGATGGCGAGCCCAACGAGACCGCGGCGGGGGCGCTGCACACACCGTTCCGGATTTCGCCCACCAACGGGTTTGTGGCACTGGTGCGCCTCCAGGGTAATCCGTCGGCTCCGGCGGTCATCGACTACATTCACTATCCGGTCCTTCCTAACGACCGGAGCTATGGAAGTTTTCCGGATGGGGAGCCGCGCAATCGGCGGTCCTTCTTCTACGTCACCCAGGGAGGAACCAACAACCCCGTCTATCCGGATGTGAACATCACGCTCAACGAGGTGATGGCCTCGAATCAAAAGACCCTTGCAGATCCTGCTACGGGCAGGTTCAGCGACTGGTTTGAGATTTACAATGGTGGCACCTCGACCGTGGACTTGGCTGGGTATCGGCTGACGGACAACCTGACCAACTCCAACCCATTCACTATCCCGGCTGGCTACGCCATTCCCGCCGGGGGCTTCTTGCTGGTCTGGGCCGATGGGGATCCCAGCCTGAACCAGGCGGCGCGTCCCGATCTGCATGTGGACTTCCAGCTTTCGGCAGGAGGCGAGGAATTGGCGTTGATCGCTCCTGATGATCGATTGGTAGATGGCTTCCGATTTCCGGCCCAGGTTACCGACTACAGTATCGGTCGATTCCCAGACGGTGGTCCGTTGCCTATGGTCTACATGCCGGCTCCGACCCCGCGCAAGAAGAACGACGCGACGAATGCCAACTACCCACCGACCTTGGGTGCCGTTTCTTCGAAAGAAGTGGACGAGCAGACTCTGCTGGCATTCACCGTGCAAGCGACGGATCCGAATGTCACCCAACAACTCAGCTACCGGTTGATCAACAACCCTCCGGCGGGTGCCGCCATCGATGCCACGACGGGTCGATTCACCTGGACCCCCACTGAGGAGCAGGGCCCGGGCAACTTCTTGGTCACGATTGAGGCTGCTGACAACGGGACTCCTTCGTTGGCAGCGACCGTGGAGGTGGCTATCCAAGTTCTGGAGGTGAATACCATCCCTGGACTGGTTGCTATTCCTAGTCAGACCGTGGTGGCCGGATTGCCTCTTCGTTTCACGGCGGTGTCGACGGATTCCGATGTGCCGGAGCAGATCGTGACCTTCGCACTGGCCGGTGGTAGCCCGCTGGGGGCAGGTATCAATCCGGACACTGGCGACTTCAACTGGACGCCTTCGGCCGAACAGATTGGCGAATACACCATGACGATAGTGGTCACCGATCAGGGCGTGCCGCCTCTGTCTCGAAGCGTGAACGTGTCGATCACGGTCAAAGCCCCGGAAGTGGTAGTTCCGCCGCAGCTGAGTGTTGCAACCGCGGAGGATGGTTCGCTCACCCTGTCTTTTGGTGCGGAGAATGGAATTCGCTACCAAGTTCAGTACAGGGATCGACTCGACGAAGCCGCCTGGGCACCTTTTGCTGAGGTGCTGGGTGTCGGAGCCCAGGCTACCTTGAGCGGGATCGATCCTCGTGATGAACCGGAGCGTTACTACCGGGTGGTCGTCCAACCATAA